Proteins encoded by one window of Fischerella sp. PCC 9605:
- a CDS encoding aldehyde dehydrogenase — MNTELSIADIIRKQRDFLSTGKTKDIAFRIDQLKILQQAIKDNEAAIYQALKADLNKPEFETFSSEIVLVFKEIEYCLKNIKVWTKPKKAQVPWQLLPASAQIYAEPLGVVLIIGAWNYPFQLTISPLIGAIAAGNCAILKPSELAPHTSSLVANIIAKYFQPEYITVVEGGVETSQKLLAEKFDHIFFTGGTAVGKIIMEAAAKHLTPVTLELGGKNPCIVDTDIHIEHTARRITWGKFINAGQTCLAPDYLLVNHKIKASLLSEIKKCIQEFYEANPASSPDYGRIINQKHFDRLASLLNSGETCIGGETNRDELYIAPTVIGNISLADPVMQDEIFGPILPVIEYKDISEAIALINSQPKPLALYLFSNNKNLQQQILQATSSGTACINETVMQIGVSSLPFGGVGDSGIGSYHGKSSFDTFSHYKSVLHNPFWLDLKWRYAPYTKSKLSFLKKIIG, encoded by the coding sequence ATGAATACTGAATTATCAATCGCTGATATTATTCGTAAACAAAGAGATTTTTTATCCACAGGTAAAACTAAAGATATTGCTTTTCGTATTGACCAGCTTAAAATTTTACAACAAGCCATCAAAGATAATGAAGCAGCAATTTATCAGGCTTTAAAAGCAGATTTAAATAAACCGGAATTTGAAACATTTTCTTCAGAAATTGTATTGGTATTCAAAGAAATTGAATATTGTCTCAAAAATATTAAGGTTTGGACTAAACCTAAAAAAGCACAAGTTCCTTGGCAATTACTTCCTGCTTCAGCACAAATTTATGCAGAACCGCTAGGAGTGGTTTTAATTATTGGTGCTTGGAACTATCCATTTCAGTTAACTATTTCACCATTAATCGGAGCGATCGCTGCTGGAAACTGTGCCATCCTCAAACCTTCAGAACTTGCCCCGCATACCTCTAGTCTCGTTGCCAACATTATCGCTAAATATTTCCAGCCAGAATATATAACAGTCGTAGAAGGAGGTGTAGAAACTAGTCAAAAACTACTAGCAGAAAAATTTGACCACATCTTCTTCACTGGAGGTACTGCTGTCGGCAAAATTATTATGGAAGCAGCAGCCAAACATCTCACACCTGTCACTCTAGAATTAGGTGGCAAAAATCCTTGTATTGTAGATACTGACATTCATATTGAACATACCGCCAGACGGATTACTTGGGGTAAGTTCATCAATGCCGGACAAACTTGTCTTGCTCCTGATTATTTATTAGTTAATCACAAAATCAAAGCAAGTTTATTATCTGAAATTAAAAAGTGTATTCAAGAATTTTATGAAGCTAATCCTGCTAGTAGTCCTGATTATGGCAGAATTATTAATCAAAAACACTTTGACAGGTTAGCAAGTCTTCTCAATAGTGGTGAAACCTGCATTGGTGGCGAAACAAACCGAGATGAACTTTATATAGCTCCAACAGTAATTGGAAATATCTCCTTAGCAGATCCTGTGATGCAGGATGAAATTTTTGGCCCCATTCTACCTGTGATTGAATACAAAGATATATCAGAGGCGATCGCCCTAATCAACTCTCAACCAAAACCCTTAGCTTTGTACTTATTTTCTAATAACAAAAACCTGCAACAGCAAATTTTACAAGCCACTTCATCCGGAACTGCATGTATCAATGAAACAGTCATGCAGATCGGTGTTTCATCTCTACCATTTGGTGGTGTAGGTGATAGCGGTATCGGTAGCTATCACGGTAAATCTAGTTTTGACACCTTTTCTCACTATAAAAGCGTGTTACACAATCCCTTTTGGCTGG